CTAAAATTTAGCCCTTGTTTGGACTTAAAATGTAGATTAATGAGGAGGTATTCAACTTTTTTGATGAACTTTTGCTATTTGAAAGCAAAGCAATAAAGAATGCTCTAATTGCGCCCCATTTTTTTCCTATATATTTTTCAGAAAGTAAAGACACGTAAAAAGCATCTAATTTCATTGGGTAGATTCTTTTTATTTCAAAATTATGCTTTTCTGCAAGACGCTGAACGTCTTTTTTAGTAAAATGATAAAGATGTCGAGGCACATCATAGGCCGCCCAGTATTTAACATAATAATTTGCATCAAAGGATTCAGGATTAGGTAAAGCCAGTATTAACAATCCGTCCGGCTTTATTAATCGACTTAATTCTATCATACGATTATTCAAATCATGAACATGCTCTAAAACATGCCACATTGTTATTAAATCGAAAGAATTATTTTTTAATTCGCTTAATTTTTGTTCGGAATCGACTTGTAAGTTAAAATTTGCGCGTGCAAATTTTGCAGCATCCTCATTCGGTTCTATCCCTTGAGTTTTCCATTGCTTATTTTGCAGATAATTTAAGAAGTGACCTGTACCGCTGCCGATATCGAGTACATTTCCAACTACCGCATGTTTTTTTATAATTTTGTATTTAGATTCCAAATTTATTTTACGAGCAATTTGATATAAACCCGCAAACATACCTTTGCTTTTGTTGGAGTGTGAAATATAATTTTCTGATTTGTAATATGTGCTTACGGCTTTTTTTGAAGGTCGTGGACTGGTAAATTGAAAACCACAAGTTTCACATTTCTGAATTATAAAAGATTCTTGACTAAGAAAATAATCTTTTACTTTAAGATGCTCTTTAATCTTTTCGCTTTTACAAATAGGACAAATGCTTATGTTTTCCATTTTATGTTCCACGTGAAACCTTTAATTTTATCGTCCTAAAAATACCAATAAAACGGAAATATCGGAAGGTGAAACGCCGCTGATTCTTGATGCTTGTCCAATAGTTCTTGGCTTAATTGCGCTTAATTTTTCTCGGGCCTCATAAGAAATTGATTGTAGTTTTTGATAATCGAAATCGGCATGTAATTCAATCTCCTCATACTTCTGAAGTTTAGCCGCAATCTCTTTTTCCTTTTTTATATAGCCTGAATACTTGATTTGAATTTCGGCTTCTTCTAAAATTTCCGTATCGAA
This window of the Bacteroidales bacterium genome carries:
- a CDS encoding class I SAM-dependent methyltransferase gives rise to the protein MENISICPICKSEKIKEHLKVKDYFLSQESFIIQKCETCGFQFTSPRPSKKAVSTYYKSENYISHSNKSKGMFAGLYQIARKINLESKYKIIKKHAVVGNVLDIGSGTGHFLNYLQNKQWKTQGIEPNEDAAKFARANFNLQVDSEQKLSELKNNSFDLITMWHVLEHVHDLNNRMIELSRLIKPDGLLILALPNPESFDANYYVKYWAAYDVPRHLYHFTKKDVQRLAEKHNFEIKRIYPMKLDAFYVSLLSEKYIGKKWGAIRAFFIALLSNSKSSSKKLNTSSLIYILSPNKG